One Salvelinus sp. IW2-2015 unplaced genomic scaffold, ASM291031v2 Un_scaffold2117, whole genome shotgun sequence genomic window, TGACACAAACGTAGTGTTGACAATAACGGATGTTACGTCACAGCTGTCagtctcccccttttcctcttcGGTCCAGCGCTTATTGTCATCCCCCTWCTGTCTCACCCGATACTTGGTTCCTGTATTGCGAAATGCTTGTAGACTAACTAGCTTCTTCTTTAACTATGCGGTCAATTGTGGGTTTAATTGTTGTAATTACCGCCGCTACTTTCTATCTGTACATTCTGTCTTCTTACCTTCCGACCGGACCGCGAMAACTCCCACCCAAAGCGACGGAGAACGAAGAAACGTCTGACATCGACACTAACGAGGACGAATTCAAAGAACACAGGTAACTatgtagactacagtatatgGCTCTGACTCGGGCTGGTGTAACAGTATTGCtgccgtccctctcctcacataTACATGTGCCTCCCCACGAAGTATCGTTACAGAGGaagggggaacaactacttcaggtctcagggcgagtgacgtcaccgattgagacgctattagcgcgcaccaccgctaactagctagccatttcacatcggtgaCACTCACCCCCCGTTTGACCTCCACCTttcccgcagcaaccagtgatccgggtcaacagcatcaatgtaacagtttagcttccgttcctacctgggctcgaaccagatttttaggtactatatttattgattaTATGAATCCTTTAAATTCAAATGGCCAAGATGGATGCAATCAATTAGATTAATTTATCATAGAtctaattatatttcaacaaaataatgttgcaggaatgctaatcttaccTGTTTGTAacaacagaaacgatttcagattTATTTCGCTTtttgagtggtgcagcggtctaaggcactgcatctgcgcttgaggcatcactacagacaccccggttcgattccaggctgtttcacaaccggacgtgattgggagccGCATGGGGCGGCACACCATTGGCCCGgcgtcgttcgggtttggccggggtaggccggggGTAGGccggggtttggccggggtaggccgggtttggccggggttggccggggtaggccgtcattgtaaataagaatatgttcttaactgacttgcctagttaaattaaaaatacaaataaataaaatttgaggtggaacgacccttcATTCATCTTCCCATCGTCATGCACTGATGAGTACCATGACTCATATACTGATGAGTACCATGACTCATATACTGTAGTTTATCTCCAGCAGCCACAGATCAGACAGACCCTTGTTCCCCAGCCTTCATGACACTATCTGTGTTGTGATCCCTCCGTTTCAGGCTGAAGTTCCCCTCGGACCTGGTAGAGCTGAGGGAACTGGCAGAGCTGCTCCAGTTCTACAAGACAGAACACACTGGATACGTCCTGCTTCTCTTCTGTAGCGCCTATCTCTACAAGCAGTCCTTCGCCATTCCTGGCTCCTCCTTCCTGGTACACACGCTCGCACACAGAAAACATACTCAGAAAACATACTCAGAAAACACACTCAGAAAACACACTCAGAAGCAGAAATTGTAGATTAACATCATAATATACACATTATAAACGTGACTAAAAAAacacgtttgtggaaatgtttgtAATCATACAATCAGCTATGATTGTTTGTTgattcctctctgtcctctgcagAACATTCTAGCGGGTGCTCTGTTTGGCCCATGGCAGGGCTTGGTGCTAGCCTGTGTTCTCACCACTGTGGGCTCCACCATGTGTTACCTCCTCTCCCAGGCCTTCGGTAAGCGCTACATCACAAACCTCTTCCCTGGCCAGGTCTCCATGCTGCAGAGGAAGGTATGTAGTATGCAACAATCCCATTCACTGTGTTTCAACAGGTCAAAATCATCCTCCCAATGTGTATGtagccgatgtgaaatggttagctagttatCGGTGTGGTAGTAGTGGTTCGTTCTGTGACTTGCTCTGACACCTAGAAGTGGGCTGTTGCTTTGGTAGAGTGATTGGGAACACTTGATCTGTGGGATGCCGACACTGACATTGGTTGTATGGTCGGGTGGCAGCAGAGTTCATGTCATAGTAGGTAGATATTAACCCCTTCTGTTTTGCTGCCCTGGTTCCAAGGTGGAAGAGAACCAGTCGTGTctgttcttcttcctcctcttcctcaggttCTTCCCCATGACTCCTAA contains:
- the tmem41aa gene encoding transmembrane protein 41A-A, whose translation is MRSIVGLIVVITAATFYLYILSSYLPTGPRXLPPKATENEETSDIDTNEDEFKEHRLKFPSDLVELRELAELLQFYKTEHTGYVLLLFCSAYLYKQSFAIPGSSFLNILAGALFGPWQGLVLACVLTTVGSTMCYLLSQAFGKRYITNLFPGQVSMLQRKVEENQSCLFFFLLFLRFFPMTPNWFLNMSAPVVNIPVTLFFFSVFIGLIPYNFICVQTGAMLSEVSSLDDLFSWGKVLQLLGIACVALLPGALIRHYSQTHLKLDGQNNGVNKKTQ